A stretch of DNA from Chondrinema litorale:
TAATTATCAAGAGTGATTTTTAAACTCTGATCATAAAATTTTAATGATTCTTCATACTGATTTCGGTCTTGATAAACTTCTCCCAAGCTAGTTAGCGTTTTTCTATTATTTACATCTTGGGGTTCATAAAGCTTTAATGCTTTTTCTAGATAATAAATAGCACTATCTGATTTAAAAGTTAATTGATAGGTTTTAGCTAGATTGCTATAAATAGACCTTTTAAGATTTCTTTTTCTTTTTAAGGAGACATTTTCTAGTAAAACATCTGCTTCTAAGTAACTTTCAAAAGCCTGATTGATGTAATTGTTATTGATTGAAGTACGATTAGCTTCTGCAATAAGTGACCTACCAGATAAGGTTTTTATAAATGCCAATTGATAGTTATAGTCTTCTATTGACTTTGGATTATTTTCTGGTTTTGAAATCCAGTTTCTAGCTAAATCATTGTAAGTAATAGATTTTAAATAGTTTTCTTGAGCGTAATATCCACTACTAATATTAGAATAAGCATCAAACATCAACAAGGAATCTGTAACTGCTTTTCCATCAAACGATTTTACCAAAGCTAGAAACGCATCCACAGATTTAGACGCATTTCCTAAATGGTAGTAATACATACCTTTAGCATATAAAAAATTTGCTAACATAATTCCATCAGCATCGATCTCTTTCATATCCATTTTACTCATTTCTGCTTCGCCAAAACTGATATAGTATTGAAGTGTATCAATCTCTGTATGTGCTTCTGCAACCCAGACTAATTCTAGAATGGTATTGAGGTATTCTTCGTTATACTGCTTTGCTTTCGCCTTTGCTGCCAACTGGCTTAAAAGTATTCTTGCACTATCAAAATCGGAATAATAATACTTGTCAAGAATCTCATTTCTTTCATCAACTATGCGTGTTTTTTCAGATTCATCTTGACTGTATAAAAGAGACGAACTAGTGAGTAAAAGGATAATAAGTAAATATTTTGAGTAGGTTTTGATAAAAGTTGTTGGATTCATTCAGGTTCCTCGTTTATGCACATACAATTTAAGTGCATATATTGAAATTATCAATTAAAACAGAAATATGAATAACAAACAAACTCCTTTCATACGTATTTGCAAAAAAGGAGTCTAGATATTAGTGGATATGTACTTTGTTATTCTTCTTTAAATACACCTTGCCCAAACCTGTATTCAACTGTGTGTAAAACTTCATTATTCTCTGCATCTAACAATAATGTATTTACCTTTAATGTTAGGTTTTGATCATAAAGATCTTCATTCACTACGCCAAGAGAAATATTAGCTTTTAAATTATCACTATCATACTCTACTGAACCGCCATATTGAGGATCAGACGTGGCATAAATTTCCTCGGTTCCTTCAACAACAACTTCCGCATAAAATATATCAATGTCTAAACCCACAATGCCTATTTTCAACTCTCCTACCAGTAAATTACCTAGGTCACAACTTTTAGGATCTTGGTCTGGACAAATTTTCCCTCTAGAAAAAGCTGTAACAGAAGCTAGATTGTTACATGTTACATCACAATCTTCCGAATCGGTATTACATTCAGAAGTAAGTCCACTTCGACAAGCAGTTCCGCATATTAACTGATCACAAATATCTAATTGACGTGTATCGTCGTCATTTTTTTCTTCAAAAAGTTCACAAGAAAATAATACTGATAAAAAAGAGAAAATAAAGATGTTAAGAAATAGCTTAAAAAGATTCATAGGGAAAAAATTAGTTGAGATTCACCTTTGTCCTACGCAACCTTTTTAACTATGATAGATTATATTAATAGCTATTAACAAAATAGGGGCATGCACATTGGGTCTTGAGTTGATTAGTCTTACCTATACAGTTGCTTCTAACTTTACATTTGAAAAGCTTAATTATTAATAACAATAACTATAACTATCAAAATAAATCAATAACTCAACTACCCTTTTCTCACTAAAAGCAATTGGGTTAGATTTTATTCATTAATAGACTTGTTCTGGTGTGAAAATCAATAAGTTACTAAAAAGTTCCATAGTCCTGCACATAATCCAATGACCTTATTGTAAAAAGACATTTTCCTACATCGTAATCTATCAGATAGGAATCTATACCGTTTTAATCCTGCAATGGAATTCTCAACTATGACACGGAATTGACTTTTTTCACTATTGGCAGTTTGTTGTTGTTCCGTTAAAGTTTTGTTTCGTTTTTTCTTATATGGGATACTCAACTTCTTAAATCCATAATCTTTATCTAAACCTAGGTATCCAAAATCAACATGCACTTCATGTTCACCGAACCAAAGTCCTCTTCCCGCATCAAATTCATTACGTAAGATACTTAAGTCATAATATCTGCCATGATAAGCATAACTAGGTATTTTATCTTTATCTCTTTAGTGCTCATGAGCATATTTTTTATGGTATGTCGGCGGAAAAAGTATGATTTCATTGCAGGGAACTGTGAGTTTTTCCCCGTTGGGAGCAGGGTGGCTTGGTCGATATACAAGTGTTTGAATGTAAGCAAGAATTCCTATTATTCCTGGAGACGTAGAAAACTTGCCAAGGGAAATATAGAGAGTAAAAAAGACGTGCTCAAAAAACATATAAAAGAGATATATGTATCCCTCCCATAAACCAGCCTATTACATTAGATGGTAATTGCTTTACTTAGCTGAAAAAGTAATTATGTACACTTCCAAAGAAATGTTTCCAGTAGTTGAAGACTGGTTGTCTAGCGGATTGAATCAAAAAGCATATAGTCTACAACATAATTTACCACTTCATATCTTACCCTACTGGGTGTCTCGTTACAGAAAGCTAAGGTCTGAATCAGCTCCAAAAGAAAAATCAACAAAGTTTATTGCTGTAAACTATGAAAAGCCAATGCTTCAAGGCGTAGAAATAGAATTCCCCAATGGCATCATCCTCCGTTTTTCTCAAGCTGTATCACCTACTTATTTACACCAAGTATTGAAGCTATGTTCGGATTAAATTCCCAACAACGTTTCTTTCTGTGTGATCAACCGGCGGATATGCGCAAGGGCTTCGATGGATTGAGTGGTTTGGTAGAAAACTATATGGGACAAAAAATCTATTCTGGAGATGCCTTTATATTCTTGGGAAAACGGCTTGATCGACTGAAGATTCTAGTTTGGGAACCCAGTGGTTTTATTCTCTATTATAAACGGCTTGAGTCCGGTACGTTTAAATTACTAACAGGTAAATCCTCTTCTATTTACCTGAGTTATAGTGAATTTTCTTTGCTACTTGATGGCTTGGAAGTGTCAGTTACAAGACGCAGAAAACGCTATGAAAAACCACTTGAATAGTTGCTGAAATCATTGTCTAACTGACTGTTGAGTAGTATTTTAGAGTTATGACAGGAACAGGAGATACTACTTTATTAGAGCAAAATGCTGCATTGATAGAAGAGAAAAAACAACTCTTGGAGCAGGTTGAATCACTTAAAGCTGAGCTATCAGAATTGAAGCGATTGATATATGGTAGTAAACGAGAAAGGTTCATTCCTAGTGATACCAATAGCAAGCAACTCACTTTACCTTTAGATGAAGATATTCCAGCTGAAACACCTGCTAAAGTAAAACAAACCATTAGCTATCAAAGGGCTACTATTGGCGAAAAGCAGCCACAAGGCTCATCTCGTCAAGTGTTACCAGCACATCTACCTCGCAAAGAGGTAGTATTGGAGCCTGAAGTGGATACCACTCACATGCGTAAGATCGGAGAAGAAATTACTGAGGAGTTAGACATGACACCAGCTAAGTTGTTTGTTCGTCGCTACATCAGACCTCGTTATGTGAGTAAAGAAGAAGAATTTTATGTAGCCAACCTACCAGCCAGACCAATTGAAATCGTTCCACGACGGAGGTATCCCAGGACCTGGATTATTAGCCCATATTCTGGTGGATAAATTTTGCCATCACTTGCAGTGCGCCATCTACCTTTTTACAGACAACAAAAAAGGTTTAACCAGTTAGGGATAAAGATTGCTCCTAGTACTTTAGGTAACTGGTTAAAGCCAGCTTGCCAGTTACTAGACCCTTTATATGAGGCATTGAGGTTTGAGGTATTGAATAATAATTACCTGCAAGTTGATGAAAGCCCAATTAAGGTGTTAGATGATACCAAAAAAGGAAAGACTCATCGTGGTTACTATTGGACTTATTATTCTCCAGAGCAACAGGTTGTTTTGTTTGATTACCAAAAAGGCAGATCTAGAGAAGGCCCTGTCAATATGCTACAAGGTTATGAAGGCTATATCCAAACAGATGGATACAAAGTTTATGATCAGCTCCTTGAAGAAGAAGGGATGAACATCATCCTTGTTGGATGTATGGCACACGTACGCAGATACTTTGAAAAAGCTTTGGATAACGATGAATCCAGAGCCAAACATGCCTTGCTATTATTCCAGCAATTGTATGCTATTGAACGTGAGGCAAGAGACAACGAGCTAGATGCCTTGCAACGATATGAACTTAGGCAAGAAAAATCTCGTCCAATCATGGATTTGTTGGGGCAATGGATTGTAGCTGAGTATCCTAAAGTATTGCCGAAATCTAGCATAGGTAAAGCCATGCATTACTTGGCAGAGAGATACAATAAACTGTATGTATATCTTAATGATGGCAGGTTAGAAATAGATTGCGCGGCAACCGTAACAAC
This window harbors:
- the tnpA gene encoding IS66 family insertion sequence element accessory protein TnpA yields the protein MYTSKEMFPVVEDWLSSGLNQKAYSLQHNLPLHILPYWVSRYRKLRSESAPKEKSTKFIAVNYEKPMLQGVEIEFPNGIILRFSQAVSPTYLHQVLKLCSD
- a CDS encoding IS66 family transposase zinc-finger binding domain-containing protein, whose amino-acid sequence is MTGTGDTTLLEQNAALIEEKKQLLEQVESLKAELSELKRLIYGSKRERFIPSDTNSKQLTLPLDEDIPAETPAKVKQTISYQRATIGEKQPQGSSRQVLPAHLPRKEVVLEPEVDTTHMRKIGEEITEELDMTPAKLFVRRYIRPRYVSKEEEFYVANLPARPIEIVPRRRYPRTWIISPYSGG
- the tnpC gene encoding IS66 family transposase, which codes for MPSLAVRHLPFYRQQKRFNQLGIKIAPSTLGNWLKPACQLLDPLYEALRFEVLNNNYLQVDESPIKVLDDTKKGKTHRGYYWTYYSPEQQVVLFDYQKGRSREGPVNMLQGYEGYIQTDGYKVYDQLLEEEGMNIILVGCMAHVRRYFEKALDNDESRAKHALLLFQQLYAIEREARDNELDALQRYELRQEKSRPIMDLLGQWIVAEYPKVLPKSSIGKAMHYLAERYNKLYVYLNDGRLEIDCAATVTT
- the tnpB gene encoding IS66 family insertion sequence element accessory protein TnpB (TnpB, as the term is used for proteins encoded by IS66 family insertion elements, is considered an accessory protein, since TnpC, encoded by a neighboring gene, is a DDE family transposase.) — protein: MFGLNSQQRFFLCDQPADMRKGFDGLSGLVENYMGQKIYSGDAFIFLGKRLDRLKILVWEPSGFILYYKRLESGTFKLLTGKSSSIYLSYSEFSLLLDGLEVSVTRRRKRYEKPLE
- a CDS encoding transposase family protein, translating into MPSYAYHGRYYDLSILRNEFDAGRGLWFGEHEVHVDFGYLGLDKDYGFKKLSIPYKKKRNKTLTEQQQTANSEKSQFRVIVENSIAGLKRYRFLSDRLRCRKMSFYNKVIGLCAGLWNFLVTY